One genomic segment of Natrialbaceae archaeon AArc-T1-2 includes these proteins:
- the lysW gene encoding lysine biosynthesis protein LysW, which translates to MTECPECGADVTLHDDLEVGEIVDCTTCGAELEVVDVEPPVLERAPELEEDWGE; encoded by the coding sequence ATGACCGAATGTCCCGAGTGTGGGGCCGACGTAACCCTGCACGACGACCTCGAAGTGGGAGAGATCGTCGACTGTACGACCTGCGGTGCAGAGCTGGAAGTCGTCGACGTCGAGCCACCAGTCCTCGAGCGAGCGCCGGAGCTCGAAGAGGACTGGGGTGAGTAA
- the lysX gene encoding lysine biosynthesis protein LysX, translating to MNVGVLYSRIRKDEKLLLNELRERGHDVEKIDVRKETFSISEPPAAFADLDIVVDRCLATSRSLYATRFCEAYGVPVVNSNGTAEVCADKVKNSLALEEAGVPTPETEVAFTKESAMEAIESFGYPCVLKPVVGSWGRLMAKIDSRDAAEAILEHKATLGHYEHKVFYVQEFVEKPGRDIRVLAIDGEPVAAMARSSEHWLTNAAQGAETDVFELDDEAKALVQQASDAVGGGLLGVDLMESGDGYTVHEVNHTVEFKALNDAVEADVPGQIVDWLETKVETEDTAEVTA from the coding sequence ATGAACGTCGGCGTACTCTATTCCCGGATCCGCAAAGACGAGAAACTCCTGCTCAACGAGCTGCGCGAGCGGGGCCACGACGTCGAGAAGATCGACGTCCGCAAGGAGACGTTCAGCATCTCCGAGCCGCCGGCGGCGTTCGCCGACCTCGATATCGTCGTCGACCGCTGTCTGGCGACGAGCCGGAGTCTCTACGCCACGCGGTTCTGTGAGGCCTACGGCGTTCCCGTCGTCAACAGCAACGGGACCGCCGAGGTCTGTGCGGACAAAGTAAAGAACAGCTTAGCGCTCGAGGAGGCGGGTGTGCCCACGCCCGAGACGGAGGTCGCGTTCACGAAGGAGTCGGCCATGGAGGCCATCGAGAGCTTCGGCTACCCCTGCGTGCTCAAACCCGTCGTCGGCTCGTGGGGGCGGCTGATGGCCAAGATCGACTCCCGGGACGCCGCCGAGGCCATCCTAGAGCACAAGGCGACGCTCGGCCACTACGAGCACAAGGTGTTCTACGTCCAGGAGTTCGTCGAGAAACCCGGCCGCGACATCCGCGTACTCGCCATCGACGGCGAGCCCGTCGCGGCGATGGCCCGCTCGTCCGAGCACTGGCTCACCAACGCGGCCCAGGGAGCCGAGACCGACGTCTTCGAGCTCGACGACGAGGCGAAAGCGCTCGTCCAGCAGGCAAGCGACGCCGTCGGCGGCGGTCTGCTCGGCGTCGACCTCATGGAAAGCGGTGACGGATACACCGTCCACGAGGTCAACCACACCGTCGAGTTCAAGGCCTTAAACGACGCCGTCGAGGCGGACGTGCCAGGTCAGATCGTCGACTGGCTCGAGACGAAAGTCGAGACCGAGGACACCGCGGAGGTGACCGCCTGA
- the argC gene encoding N-acetyl-gamma-glutamyl-phosphate reductase — protein MGETVTASVVGGSGFTGGELLRLLDGHPNVELAQATSRSYAGKSVGSKHPPLRGEDLRFTQPDELESVDVLFTATPHGVSMEQIDDFLEIADTVVDLSADFRLDTEAQYDEWYDGHDAPEYLEQAEYALPEINRENLPGADLIASGGCNATATILGLYPLVEAGIVDGDQQIVVDVKVGSSEGGAGGGEASSHPERSGIVRPYAPTGHRHEAEIEQFLETSVSFTCHAVDMTRGASATSHVFPSGPVSKGDLWQAYRGAYEDEPFVRMAAGGSGVYRYPEPKAVAGTNYAEVGFELDPSNKRVVVFSAIDNMMKGSAGQAVHAANVALGFEETAGLEFTGLHPVGAP, from the coding sequence ATGGGCGAGACCGTCACCGCCTCCGTCGTCGGCGGCAGCGGCTTCACCGGCGGCGAGCTGCTCCGGCTGCTCGATGGCCACCCGAACGTCGAACTCGCACAGGCCACCAGCCGGAGCTACGCCGGCAAGAGCGTCGGCTCGAAACATCCGCCGCTGCGCGGCGAGGACCTGCGGTTTACGCAGCCGGACGAGTTAGAAAGCGTCGACGTCCTCTTTACGGCGACGCCTCACGGCGTCTCGATGGAACAGATCGACGACTTTCTCGAGATCGCCGACACCGTCGTCGACCTGTCGGCGGACTTCCGGCTCGACACCGAGGCCCAGTACGACGAGTGGTACGACGGCCACGACGCACCCGAATACTTAGAGCAGGCCGAGTACGCCCTGCCGGAGATCAACCGCGAGAACCTCCCCGGGGCCGACCTGATCGCAAGCGGCGGCTGTAACGCCACCGCGACGATCCTCGGGCTCTACCCACTCGTCGAGGCCGGCATCGTCGACGGGGACCAGCAGATCGTCGTCGACGTGAAAGTCGGCTCCTCGGAGGGTGGCGCGGGTGGCGGCGAGGCCTCCTCGCATCCGGAACGGTCGGGCATCGTCCGACCGTACGCGCCGACTGGCCACCGTCACGAAGCCGAGATCGAGCAGTTCCTCGAGACTTCGGTCTCGTTCACCTGCCACGCCGTCGATATGACCCGTGGCGCGAGTGCGACGAGTCACGTCTTCCCGTCGGGGCCGGTCTCGAAGGGCGACCTCTGGCAAGCCTACCGTGGCGCATACGAGGACGAGCCGTTCGTCCGGATGGCCGCCGGCGGCTCCGGGGTCTATCGCTATCCCGAACCGAAGGCCGTCGCGGGCACGAACTACGCCGAGGTCGGCTTCGAACTCGATCCCTCGAACAAACGCGTCGTGGTCTTTTCGGCGATCGACAACATGATGAAGGGATCGGCCGGCCAGGCCGTCCACGCGGCAAACGTCGCGCTGGGCTTCGAGGAGACGGCCGGCCTCGAGTTTACGGGACTGCACCCGGTGGGAGCACCATGA
- a CDS encoding acetylglutamate/acetylaminoadipate kinase yields MTVVVKIGGARAVDPEGALADVASLVDEGEDVVLTHGGSTAVDEILEELGEEPTYVETPGGVVGRFTDEETMDVFKMVMPGKLNTDLVESLQNEGVNAVGLSGTDGKLLEGKRKSAVRIKEDGKKKIKRGDHSGKIESVNADLLETVLAGGYTPVVSVPMLGKEKSGGYTAVNADADRAAAAIAGALEADLVLLTDVSGIYEDPDDESTKIDAASTPAEFETVKSAAEGFMTKKVMAAEEALEDGASSVVVADANSEEPISSALAGEGTTLEPGVLADETETETETEAAE; encoded by the coding sequence GTGACTGTCGTCGTGAAAATCGGCGGCGCACGCGCCGTCGATCCCGAAGGTGCGCTCGCGGACGTCGCCTCCCTGGTCGACGAGGGTGAAGACGTCGTCCTCACTCACGGCGGCTCGACTGCCGTCGACGAGATCCTAGAAGAGCTCGGCGAGGAGCCCACCTACGTCGAGACGCCCGGCGGCGTCGTCGGCCGCTTCACCGACGAGGAGACGATGGACGTCTTCAAGATGGTAATGCCGGGCAAGCTCAACACCGACCTCGTCGAGAGCCTCCAGAACGAGGGCGTGAACGCGGTCGGCCTCTCGGGGACCGACGGCAAGCTGCTCGAGGGCAAGCGCAAATCGGCCGTCCGGATCAAAGAGGACGGCAAGAAGAAGATCAAACGCGGCGACCACTCGGGCAAAATCGAGTCCGTCAACGCGGACCTGCTCGAGACCGTCCTCGCTGGCGGCTACACCCCCGTCGTCTCCGTCCCGATGCTCGGGAAAGAGAAGTCCGGCGGCTACACCGCGGTCAACGCCGACGCCGACCGCGCCGCGGCCGCGATCGCGGGCGCACTCGAGGCCGACCTCGTTCTCCTGACCGACGTCTCGGGGATCTACGAGGACCCCGACGACGAGTCGACGAAGATCGACGCGGCGTCGACCCCCGCGGAGTTCGAGACGGTCAAATCCGCCGCGGAGGGGTTCATGACGAAGAAGGTCATGGCCGCCGAGGAAGCCCTCGAGGACGGCGCGAGTTCGGTCGTCGTCGCCGACGCCAATAGCGAGGAACCGATCTCGAGTGCACTCGCGGGTGAGGGGACGACCCTCGAGCCCGGGGTGCTCGCGGACGAAACGGAAACGGAAACGGAAACGGAGGCTGCAGAATGA